A genomic window from Candidatus Thermoplasmatota archaeon includes:
- a CDS encoding nucleoside recognition domain-containing protein translates to MRRTHSYILGLVGTYLGFKWALALYALNLIVIFLLGRMAFKLIPSEPMGLIMEMPPYRKPILRIALRQTWHRTKDFIMIAFPLIIAGSFILTTLKMLGLLTQLNNVLSPVTVSWLGLPAVVGSVLSILRKELTLIMLATFMSNFALVLTPVQILTFTIITMFYIPCIVTIAALVKELRWKKALIITVLEIGFALLLGGLVYRVLSALL, encoded by the coding sequence GTGCGCCGTACGCACAGTTATATTTTAGGTCTTGTAGGAACATACCTAGGCTTTAAATGGGCTCTTGCACTCTATGCGCTTAATTTAATTGTAATATTCCTGCTCGGCAGAATGGCGTTTAAATTAATTCCCAGCGAGCCTATGGGACTTATCATGGAAATGCCGCCGTACAGAAAACCGATTTTAAGGATAGCATTGCGTCAAACATGGCACAGAACAAAAGATTTTATTATGATTGCATTCCCGTTAATTATTGCAGGTAGTTTTATACTGACAACTCTCAAAATGCTAGGATTGCTTACTCAACTAAATAATGTATTAAGCCCTGTAACTGTGAGCTGGCTTGGGTTACCAGCTGTTGTTGGCTCTGTACTTAGCATTTTAAGAAAAGAGCTTACACTGATAATGCTTGCTACATTCATGTCTAATTTCGCGTTAGTGCTTACGCCTGTCCAAATCCTTACGTTTACAATAATAACAATGTTTTACATTCCCTGCATTGTGACAATTGCAGCATTAGTCAAAGAACTAAGATGGAAAAAAGCTTTAATAATTACTGTGCTTGAAATAGGTTTTGCTCTGCTACTCGGCGGCTTGGTGTATCGAGTTTTGAGTGCACTGCTCTAA
- a CDS encoding nucleoside recognition domain-containing protein, which yields MFLIGNIVSNSLIDLLGSFRPTFENIGACGELVWDGIVEGLIAGVSLVLPYIIPFYIILGLLEDSGYLPRAAFLIDNTMHKIGLHGKAFIPFILG from the coding sequence GTGTTTCTAATTGGAAATATTGTTTCAAACTCATTGATAGATTTATTAGGCTCGTTTAGGCCGACATTTGAAAATATTGGAGCTTGTGGGGAGCTCGTCTGGGACGGTATTGTAGAAGGCTTAATTGCAGGTGTAAGTCTCGTACTGCCTTATATAATTCCATTTTATATTATTTTGGGCTTGCTCGAAGATTCAGGCTACCTCCCTAGAGCTGCATTTCTAATAGATAATACAATGCATAAAATAGGTCTCCATGGAAAGGCTTTTATTCCGTTTATTCTGGGGTAG
- a CDS encoding FeoB small GTPase domain-containing protein — MGNWPGKTVEKAEGAVYFKGYEIDVIDLPGIYSLSTYSIEELISREYVAIERPDIVVNVVDASALERNLFFTIQLLELEVPIIVALNQIDMAEKKGIKELEEKFNIPVVPTVAVKGIGMEKLLGTALEVEKREFKIKKVKYSSEIVFFCRGLGKRN, encoded by the coding sequence ATTGGTAATTGGCCTGGAAAAACTGTAGAAAAAGCAGAAGGGGCGGTCTATTTTAAAGGTTATGAAATAGATGTAATCGACCTCCCAGGAATATATTCACTTTCTACATATTCTATCGAAGAGCTAATTTCAAGAGAGTACGTTGCAATTGAAAGACCTGATATCGTAGTTAATGTGGTTGACGCTTCAGCTTTAGAACGAAATCTTTTCTTTACAATTCAATTGCTAGAATTGGAAGTGCCTATTATTGTAGCGCTTAATCAAATAGATATGGCTGAGAAAAAAGGGATAAAAGAACTAGAAGAAAAATTTAATATTCCAGTTGTGCCGACAGTAGCGGTAAAAGGCATTGGCATGGAGAAGTTGCTTGGTACTGCACTCGAGGTCGAGAAAAGAGAATTTAAAATAAAAAAAGTAAAGTACAGCTCTGAGATAGTATTTTTTTGCAGAGGGCTTGGCAAAAGAAATTGA
- a CDS encoding winged helix-turn-helix transcriptional regulator has protein sequence MKNKANTTITEIAKALNIAPGSVSEMLQKLAEKVC, from the coding sequence GTGAAAAACAAAGCAAATACAACTATTACTGAGATTGCTAAAGCTTTGAACATAGCGCCTGGAAGCGTTAGTGAGATGTTGCAGAAGTTAGCTGAAAAAGTATGTTGA